The proteins below come from a single Drosophila miranda strain MSH22 chromosome Y unlocalized genomic scaffold, D.miranda_PacBio2.1 Contig_Y1_pilon, whole genome shotgun sequence genomic window:
- the LOC117190427 gene encoding uncharacterized protein LOC117190427 — protein MRILWLCLCLWSGGILLASSQQKCQHHREMAKQSADENIGTLFEVIHVYAGLFGVRNFITFTGHMDLRPSLQQRLMEKFNTPLYVVGSNLGPLNRHYLKATNIVITLFTGLSDPTLSAVNDTLLSRTGSTFLFFHRPATDEEELQHLTDEEMQIFFIMCYRRHFVRSILIFRRENKYEAWTYYYLSKTMTIHKLTTRDSSFHQRYAKCLNSTGDSNVPGGGNISIGGTLGILMREFMTYMNSSMDILPNEGRQSSVYQIGDHSDGRIVDVVANLVDEMLTDSRICLVVPNRVPVYSLLGMVIFISVTQSFLATSLTSGFFEPGITNVATMRASGLRIMTDDPTVPQIFFKNRLPRCLADRLRLVDTDTMIQHFLQLNYSYAYVMRSPSWRVLSLYQQNMRVPKFRMTKRELCTKARLLRLPISTESPLRFAFPLSDH, from the exons ATGAGGATCCTCTGGCTCTGTTTGTGCCTCTGGAGTGGTGGCATCCTTTTGGccagcagccaacaaaagTGCCAGCATCACAGAGAAATGGCCAAGCAGAGTGCGGACGAGAATATCGGCACCCTATTCGAAGTAATCCATGTATATGCGGGTCTTTTTGGCGTTCGTAACTTTATAACCTTCACGGGACACATGGATCTGAGGCCCTCGCTGCAGCAGCGCCTGATGGAGAAGTTTAACACTCCCCTGTACGTTGTTGGATCGAACTTGGGGCCCCTCAACCGTCACTATCTGAAGGCTACTAATATAGTTATCACTTTGTTCACTGGCCTGAGCGATCCCACGCTTTCTGCCGTCAATGACACTCTGCTCAGTCGGACAGGGTCCACTTTCCTCTTCTTCCATCGGCCAGCCACGGATGAGGAGGAGTTGCAGCATCTCACGGACGAAGAGATGCAAATCTTCTTCATCATGTGCTATCGCCGGCACTTTGTCCGCTCTATTCTGATCTTCAGGAGAGAGAACAAGTACGAGGCGTGGACATACTATTACCTCTCCAAAACTATGACCATCCACAAGCTGACGACCCGCGACAGCAGTTTTCACCAACGATATGCCAAATGT CTCAACTCAACGGGAGACAGCAACGTGCCCGGAGGGGGAAACATCTCTATTGGCGGCACTTTGGGAATTTTAATGCGGGAGTTCATGACCTACATGAATTCCAGCATGGACATCCTGCCCAATGAGGGGCGGCAGAGCTCCGTGTATCAGATCGGGGACCACTCTGACGGTCGCATTGTGGATGTGGTGGCTAATTTGGTGGACGAGATGTTGACAGATTCGAGGATTTGTCTGGTGGTGCCGAATCGAGTTCCAGTGTATTCATTGCTCGGGATGGTCATCTTTATCAGCGTTACCCAGAGCTTCCTGGCCACAAGTCTAACCTCGGGGTTTTTTGAGCCAGGCATCACGAATGTGGCTACAATGCGAGCCAGTGGCCTCCGAATTATGACCGACGATCCGACTGTGCCGCAGATCTTCTTCAAGAATCGTCTGCCAAGGTGTCTAGCTGATCGCTTGCGGCTCGTGGACACGGATACAATGATCCAGCACTTTCTCCAGTTAAACTACAGCTATGCCTACGTGATGCGTAGTCCCAGCTGGCGAGTCCTGAGTCTCTACCAGCAGAACATGAGGGTGCCCAAGTTCCGCATGACTAAGAGGGAGCTCTGCACCAAGGCGCGGCTGCTGCGCCTGCCCATCTCGACGGAGTCGCCTCTGAGGTTTGCCTTTCCCCTTTCTGATCATTGA